In Elusimicrobiota bacterium, one DNA window encodes the following:
- a CDS encoding zinc-binding dehydrogenase, whose translation MRAVWIEEHGASDVLRHGQQSVPTPGPNDVLIRVRACALNHLDLWVRQGLPGLKIEFPHILGSDVAGVVEGTGAAVRGWTKGQPVLVAPGLSCGRCAHCAAGDDHLCDSYDILGQRSQGGYAEFVSVPAGNLFPLPAPLTFEEAASLPLVFLTAWQMLVVNGDLRTGQTVLVHAGGSGVGVAAIQIAKARGARVLTTVGSIQKAEAAKALGADGVIFYRDTDFAAAVEKETSGRGVDLVVEHIGQTTFEKSLQCLAKGGRLLTCGATSGRQVQFDLRTLFGRNLTVRGSRMGRRDGLAAVLEGVKKGLLKPVVDWVFPLEEAASAHRRMEERLNFGKIVLSI comes from the coding sequence ATGAGAGCCGTCTGGATTGAAGAACACGGCGCCTCCGATGTCCTTCGTCACGGGCAACAATCGGTGCCGACGCCGGGGCCCAACGACGTTCTGATCCGGGTCCGGGCCTGCGCGCTGAACCATTTGGACCTTTGGGTGCGACAGGGTCTTCCCGGCCTAAAAATCGAATTTCCTCACATTCTGGGCAGCGACGTCGCCGGCGTGGTGGAGGGCACCGGAGCGGCGGTCCGAGGTTGGACCAAAGGCCAACCCGTTCTGGTGGCCCCCGGTCTTTCCTGCGGGCGTTGCGCCCATTGCGCCGCCGGAGACGATCATTTGTGCGATTCCTACGACATTCTGGGGCAACGCTCCCAAGGCGGCTACGCCGAATTTGTGAGCGTCCCCGCGGGGAACCTGTTCCCCCTCCCCGCGCCGTTGACTTTCGAGGAAGCCGCGTCCCTTCCCCTCGTCTTTTTAACCGCTTGGCAAATGCTGGTCGTGAACGGGGACCTTCGGACCGGCCAGACGGTGTTGGTGCACGCCGGCGGCAGCGGGGTGGGGGTGGCCGCCATTCAAATCGCCAAGGCCCGCGGCGCGCGCGTTTTGACCACCGTGGGGTCGATTCAAAAGGCGGAAGCCGCGAAAGCCCTCGGGGCCGACGGGGTGATTTTTTATCGGGACACGGATTTCGCCGCCGCGGTCGAAAAAGAAACGAGCGGGCGCGGGGTCGATTTGGTGGTGGAACACATCGGGCAAACGACCTTTGAAAAAAGCCTTCAGTGCCTGGCCAAGGGCGGCCGATTGCTGACGTGCGGCGCCACCAGCGGCCGCCAGGTCCAGTTTGATTTAAGAACCCTTTTCGGCCGGAACCTCACCGTGCGGGGGTCGCGCATGGGACGGCGGGACGGGCTGGCGGCCGTGTTGGAGGGTGTCAAGAAAGGATTGCTCAAACCGGTGGTGGATTGGGTGTTTCCGTTGGAAGAGGCCGCGTCGGCCCACCGGCGGATGGAAGAACGACTGAACTTCGGTAAAATCGTCCTATCGATTTAA